One genomic region from Candidatus Methylomirabilota bacterium encodes:
- a CDS encoding CoA transferase gives MDDARPFAGVQVVEFGQFIAVPFCAQVLAEGGAHVIKVESLEGDPVRHLAPLAPGETRHFLSRNRGKHSLPLALRHPSARRVIDRLVEHADVVLTNFRPGLAAELGLDWASLAPRHPRLIVGNVSAFGRHGPDAGLAGMDLVVQARSGLMAVSGQLAQGPGGGDAPPVADYMCAMTLAYGIASALYRRERTGRGGEVDVALLMAALVVQNNSMVRVEAVDGPRHAAARGKLGELRAAGRPFAEQLAIAPTTRTPGMINVYYRTYATKDAALAIACVSPGIQRTLMKAVGMEDAALATPIADREAQLRHYRALGARMEALMVTRTTAEWKAFFDSHGIPASGVMLPLELLDDEQVVANGFARDLAHPVLGPVRVLATPLRLDGEGFQPGPATAPFGSQTRTLLGDLGFSDAEVAALLAEGVTRDDKPSLPTRGAP, from the coding sequence ATGGACGACGCCCGTCCCTTCGCCGGTGTCCAGGTCGTCGAGTTCGGCCAGTTCATCGCCGTCCCCTTCTGCGCCCAGGTCCTGGCCGAGGGCGGCGCGCACGTGATCAAGGTGGAATCGCTGGAGGGCGATCCCGTCCGCCATCTGGCGCCGCTGGCGCCGGGCGAGACCCGCCACTTCCTGTCGCGCAATCGCGGCAAGCACTCGCTGCCCCTGGCGCTGCGCCATCCCTCGGCCCGGCGTGTCATCGACCGCCTGGTCGAGCACGCCGACGTCGTGCTCACCAACTTCCGCCCCGGCCTGGCCGCCGAGCTGGGGCTGGACTGGGCGAGCCTGGCGCCCCGGCACCCGCGCCTGATCGTGGGCAACGTGAGCGCCTTCGGTCGCCACGGCCCGGATGCCGGACTGGCCGGCATGGACCTGGTGGTGCAGGCGCGCAGTGGGCTGATGGCCGTGAGCGGGCAGCTGGCCCAGGGGCCGGGCGGCGGCGACGCGCCGCCGGTCGCCGACTACATGTGCGCCATGACCCTGGCCTACGGCATCGCCTCGGCGCTCTACCGGCGAGAGCGCACCGGCCGCGGCGGCGAGGTGGACGTGGCCCTCCTCATGGCGGCGCTGGTCGTGCAGAACAACTCCATGGTCCGGGTGGAGGCCGTCGACGGCCCCCGCCACGCCGCCGCGCGCGGGAAGCTCGGCGAGCTGCGGGCCGCAGGCCGTCCGTTCGCCGAACAGCTCGCCATCGCGCCCACCACCCGCACGCCCGGGATGATCAACGTCTACTACCGCACGTACGCCACGAAGGACGCCGCCCTGGCCATCGCCTGCGTGAGCCCGGGCATCCAGCGCACGCTCATGAAGGCCGTCGGCATGGAGGACGCCGCGCTGGCGACACCGATCGCCGACCGCGAGGCCCAGCTCCGCCACTACCGGGCCCTGGGCGCCCGGATGGAGGCGCTGATGGTCACGCGCACCACGGCCGAGTGGAAAGCGTTCTTCGACAGCCACGGCATCCCGGCCTCCGGGGTCATGCTGCCGCTCGAGCTGCTCGACGACGAGCAGGTCGTGGCCAACGGCTTCGCGCGCGATCTCGCGCACCCCGTCCTGGGCCCGGTGCGGGTGCTGGCCACCCCGCTCCGGCTCGACGGTGAGGGGTTCCAGCCGGGCCCGGCCACCGCGCCGTTCGGCTCCCAGACGCGGACGCTGCTGGGCGACCTCGGCTTCTCCGACGCGGAGGTGGCCGCCCTGCTGGCCGAGGGAGTGACCCGCGACGACAAACCCAGCCTTCCCACACGAGGAGCGCCATGA
- a CDS encoding DMT family transporter: protein MRVAGAGASRRSAVSPRPLDPLQISRGILFVTIATLCFVVMNVTVKALTAYLPTVELIWARTLGHLLVVLALFAPGRGGWRLLVTRRPAAQVGRSLLLLLSTSFFFTALGRVPVADATAVSFTSPLLVAVLAAPVLGERVGVAQWVSIAVGFAGALIVIRPTGEGASPYTFLVLGSAVCYALYQLLTRRVAGVDAPETSVTYSALAGTLVLSTLVPFVWQTPGQLSHWFMLATLGLLGAAGHYCVARALLWAPASIVSPFHYVQLIWAAALGYLVFGDVPSGWTWLGAAIIVGSGLSIVVREARRR from the coding sequence ATTCGCGTTGCGGGCGCTGGAGCCAGCCGCCGGTCGGCCGTAAGCCCCCGCCCCCTGGATCCCCTCCAGATCTCACGCGGGATTCTGTTCGTCACCATCGCCACGCTGTGCTTCGTGGTGATGAACGTCACCGTAAAGGCGCTCACGGCGTACCTGCCCACCGTCGAGCTCATCTGGGCCCGGACGCTCGGCCACCTGCTCGTCGTCCTGGCGCTCTTCGCTCCCGGCCGCGGGGGCTGGCGCCTGCTCGTCACGCGCCGCCCGGCGGCCCAGGTGGGACGCTCGCTGCTGCTGTTACTGTCGACCTCCTTCTTCTTCACGGCGCTGGGGCGGGTGCCCGTCGCGGACGCCACCGCCGTGTCCTTCACCTCACCGCTGCTGGTGGCGGTGCTGGCGGCACCCGTGCTCGGTGAGCGGGTCGGCGTCGCGCAATGGGTGTCGATCGCCGTCGGGTTCGCCGGCGCCTTGATCGTCATCCGCCCCACCGGAGAGGGCGCCAGCCCGTATACGTTCCTGGTCCTGGGCAGCGCGGTCTGCTACGCCCTCTACCAGCTCCTCACCCGTCGGGTCGCCGGGGTGGACGCCCCGGAGACGAGCGTCACCTACAGCGCCCTGGCCGGCACCCTGGTCCTCTCGACGCTGGTTCCGTTCGTCTGGCAGACGCCCGGGCAGCTCTCGCACTGGTTCATGCTCGCCACGCTGGGATTGCTGGGCGCGGCCGGCCACTACTGCGTGGCCCGGGCGCTCCTCTGGGCTCCCGCGTCGATCGTCTCGCCATTCCACTACGTGCAGCTCATCTGGGCTGCGGCCCTCGGGTATCTGGTGTTCGGTGACGTGCCCAGCGGGTGGACCTGGCTGGGCGCCGCCATCATCGTAGGCAGCGGCCTTTCCATCGTCGTCCGGGAAGCGCGGCGGCGGTGA
- a CDS encoding GAF domain-containing protein, whose translation MDRRTPGTLSRSSDIQTALGADTGFPFRCELSLAPLIAFWAHAAADPSPRGTLARMVGEEVQRAAPELLGTIDDAGVIERHRELVDVLMSAVFPPAAWEQEYIAALVPFQLRGFYATPAMRRLLIAEDGRLQGRVNLSEAMVGAMRLAYAQALVLGQLYGIAVDVEYPIICTVSDPETGLDRHFRMMFDWRFEDVVLDGELPPLNEELRRRLQTNVLDPDLLRQVVPPERILIRGFTILRAVEVTDQEVLSALKRDLIDRESIVSNARFLGLQAKLQTLFRRPDLRLGLAALEGDRVFVLNYGSRHQHACIFADSCHLTTADFAGTVYARAVKSGQPVIIDDLRTLPERTPVEEELLGFGVRTMVVAPLYYQDRIIGTLDLTSPHPEDLNPTHLPKLHEVLPLFSMAVQRSMEELNARIQTQIKERFTAIHPVVEWRFRKAVLDALERRGDTGAAAELEPIVFDNVYPLYALSDIRGSSTQRALAIQADLLEQLCLARGVLEAALAARPLPALDEVRYRLDKHREHIERDLASGDEVGVAAFLRAEVEPLYERLQGFGASVKERVQAYQSALDPRKRAVYRQRRLFEESVTRLTEGIAAYLDLEEQAAQSMFPHYFEKQKTDGVDHQIYVGASLMEDGQFDRLYLKNLRLWQLMVVCGIAARAEELARQLPVPLETTHLIVVQNAPLAISFRFDEKRFDVDGAYDVRYELVKKRIDKALVKGTAERLTQPGRIAIVYSQVAEAQEYRGYIEYLQHLGYLAADTEELELDELQGVHGLRALRVTVTLREAPGEGPFALRALEPAAGRP comes from the coding sequence ATGGACCGCCGCACGCCGGGGACGCTCTCTCGCTCGTCGGACATCCAGACGGCGCTGGGCGCGGATACGGGGTTCCCGTTCCGCTGCGAGCTCAGCCTGGCGCCGTTGATCGCCTTCTGGGCCCACGCCGCGGCCGACCCCTCGCCCCGCGGCACGCTGGCCCGGATGGTGGGCGAGGAGGTGCAGCGCGCGGCGCCGGAGCTGCTGGGAACGATCGACGACGCCGGCGTGATCGAGCGCCACCGCGAGCTCGTCGACGTCTTGATGAGCGCGGTGTTTCCGCCGGCGGCGTGGGAGCAGGAGTACATCGCCGCGCTGGTGCCGTTCCAGCTCCGCGGCTTCTACGCGACACCGGCGATGCGCCGGCTGCTCATCGCCGAGGACGGCCGCTTGCAGGGCCGGGTGAACCTCAGCGAGGCCATGGTCGGCGCCATGCGGCTGGCCTACGCCCAGGCCCTCGTCCTGGGCCAGCTCTACGGCATCGCGGTGGACGTCGAGTACCCCATCATCTGCACCGTGTCCGACCCCGAGACGGGGCTCGACCGCCATTTCCGGATGATGTTCGACTGGCGGTTCGAGGATGTCGTGCTGGACGGTGAGCTGCCTCCGCTCAACGAGGAGCTGCGGCGGCGCCTGCAGACCAACGTCCTCGACCCCGATCTGCTGCGCCAGGTCGTGCCGCCGGAGCGCATCCTCATCCGCGGCTTCACGATCCTGCGCGCCGTCGAGGTAACCGATCAGGAAGTGCTCTCGGCCCTCAAGCGCGACCTGATCGACCGTGAGTCCATCGTCTCCAACGCGCGTTTCCTCGGGCTGCAAGCCAAGCTGCAGACCTTGTTCCGGCGCCCCGACCTGCGTCTGGGGCTGGCCGCGCTGGAAGGCGACCGCGTGTTCGTGCTCAACTACGGGTCCCGCCACCAGCACGCGTGCATCTTCGCCGACTCCTGTCACCTGACGACCGCCGACTTCGCCGGCACGGTCTACGCCCGGGCGGTCAAGAGCGGCCAGCCCGTCATCATCGACGACTTGCGGACTCTGCCCGAGCGCACGCCGGTCGAGGAGGAGCTGCTGGGGTTCGGCGTCCGCACCATGGTGGTGGCCCCCCTCTACTATCAGGACCGGATCATCGGGACCCTCGATCTGACCTCCCCGCATCCCGAGGACCTCAACCCGACGCATCTGCCCAAGCTCCACGAGGTGTTGCCCCTGTTCTCCATGGCTGTGCAGCGGAGCATGGAAGAGCTGAACGCGCGGATCCAGACCCAGATCAAGGAGCGGTTCACGGCGATCCACCCCGTGGTGGAGTGGCGGTTTCGCAAAGCCGTGCTGGACGCCCTGGAGCGACGGGGCGACACCGGCGCCGCCGCCGAGCTCGAGCCCATCGTGTTCGACAACGTCTATCCGCTCTACGCGCTGTCCGACATCCGCGGCTCCTCGACGCAGCGGGCCCTGGCCATCCAGGCGGATCTCCTGGAGCAGCTGTGTCTGGCCCGCGGAGTCCTGGAAGCGGCGCTGGCGGCGCGGCCTCTGCCGGCCCTCGACGAGGTGCGGTACCGGCTGGACAAGCACCGCGAGCACATCGAGCGCGATCTGGCCTCGGGCGACGAGGTCGGGGTGGCGGCATTCCTCCGCGCCGAGGTGGAGCCGCTGTACGAGCGCTTGCAGGGCTTCGGGGCGTCCGTGAAGGAGCGGGTCCAGGCCTACCAGTCGGCCCTCGACCCCCGCAAGCGCGCCGTCTATCGCCAGCGTCGGCTGTTCGAGGAGAGCGTCACCCGGCTCACCGAGGGCATCGCGGCCTACCTGGATCTCGAGGAGCAGGCCGCCCAGAGCATGTTCCCGCATTACTTCGAGAAGCAGAAGACGGACGGGGTCGATCACCAGATCTACGTGGGCGCCTCTCTCATGGAGGACGGGCAGTTCGATCGGCTGTACTTGAAGAACCTCCGGCTGTGGCAGCTGATGGTCGTGTGTGGGATCGCCGCGCGCGCCGAGGAGCTCGCCCGCCAGCTGCCGGTGCCCCTGGAGACTACGCACCTCATCGTCGTCCAGAACGCCCCGCTGGCGATCAGCTTCCGCTTCGACGAGAAGCGTTTCGACGTGGACGGCGCGTACGACGTCCGCTACGAGCTCGTCAAGAAGCGCATCGACAAGGCGCTGGTCAAGGGCACCGCCGAGCGGCTGACCCAGCCCGGCCGCATCGCCATCGTCTACTCGCAGGTGGCCGAGGCCCAGGAGTACCGCGGCTACATCGAATACCTGCAGCACCTCGGCTACCTGGCCGCCGACACCGAAGAGCTCGAGCTCGACGAGCTGCAGGGCGTTCACGGCTTGCGCGCGCTCCGGGTAACGGTGACGCTCCGCGAGGCTCCGGGCGAGGGGCCATTCGCGTTGCGGGCGCTGGAGCCAGCCGCCGGTCGGCCGTAA
- a CDS encoding Mur ligase domain-containing protein — protein sequence MRYHFSGIAGAGMNPLAQLLRARGHQVQGSDRSFDQGKNQELADRLRSLGITLRRHDGTAIIRGIDRFVYSTAVEADTPEMRAARQLDLELVTRPALLAEIVNAGRPGIAIAGTCGKSTITGMVAWLTEQAGLAATVLGGAALVGEGVAGCFRAGPEGGGVVAEACESDGTLGGYRPSIGIVHNISRDHGEVWAVREQFAAFAASCRKLLLNAGCPEAASLRAGKDVLTYGVSPTAAARLEVLSVGPHRAAGRLAVPGGSLALGIPQPGAHNLDNAAAAALVALELGIAPTTIEAALARFPGVARRFEVVGVANGIRVVDDYAHNGEKLLAALTTVQAGAERVLAVFQPHGFGPARFLRPELRELLPRVLREHDRFCYAEIYYAGGSVQKDISSRTLAADLPARMRCAYAADHRAVVQWVQGEARPGDTVLIMGARDPELPRLARAVLASLRHSPALAVP from the coding sequence ATGCGTTATCACTTCTCCGGCATCGCCGGGGCCGGCATGAACCCGCTGGCCCAGCTGCTCCGCGCCAGAGGCCACCAGGTGCAGGGCTCGGACCGGTCGTTCGACCAGGGCAAGAACCAGGAGCTCGCGGACCGGCTGCGCAGCCTGGGCATCACCCTCCGCCGCCATGACGGCACCGCCATCATCCGCGGCATCGACCGGTTCGTGTACTCGACCGCCGTCGAGGCCGACACGCCGGAGATGCGTGCCGCCCGACAGCTCGATCTCGAGCTGGTGACGCGCCCCGCCCTGCTCGCGGAGATCGTGAACGCCGGCCGGCCGGGAATCGCCATCGCCGGCACCTGCGGCAAGAGCACGATCACCGGGATGGTGGCGTGGCTGACGGAGCAGGCGGGGCTGGCGGCGACCGTGCTCGGCGGCGCCGCCCTCGTCGGCGAGGGCGTGGCCGGCTGCTTCCGCGCCGGTCCCGAGGGCGGCGGGGTCGTCGCCGAGGCCTGCGAGTCCGATGGCACGCTGGGCGGCTACCGGCCCAGCATCGGTATCGTCCACAACATCAGCCGGGACCACGGCGAGGTGTGGGCGGTTCGCGAGCAGTTCGCCGCGTTCGCCGCCAGCTGCCGCAAGCTGCTCCTCAACGCCGGCTGCCCGGAGGCGGCCTCACTGCGGGCCGGCAAGGACGTCCTCACGTACGGCGTCTCGCCCACCGCGGCCGCGCGGCTCGAGGTGCTGAGCGTCGGTCCCCACCGCGCGGCCGGCCGGCTGGCCGTGCCCGGCGGCAGCCTGGCCCTGGGGATTCCCCAGCCCGGCGCCCACAACCTGGACAACGCGGCAGCGGCGGCGCTGGTCGCCCTGGAGCTGGGGATTGCGCCGACGACGATCGAGGCGGCGCTCGCGCGCTTCCCCGGCGTGGCGCGCCGCTTCGAAGTGGTCGGGGTGGCCAACGGAATCCGGGTCGTCGACGACTACGCGCACAACGGCGAGAAGCTCCTCGCCGCGCTCACGACCGTCCAGGCCGGCGCCGAGCGTGTCCTGGCGGTGTTTCAGCCGCACGGGTTCGGCCCGGCCCGGTTCCTGCGCCCCGAGCTACGCGAGCTGTTGCCGCGAGTGCTGCGGGAGCACGATCGGTTCTGCTATGCGGAGATCTACTACGCGGGGGGCAGCGTCCAGAAGGATATCTCGAGCCGCACGCTGGCGGCCGATCTACCCGCCCGGATGCGCTGCGCCTACGCGGCCGACCACCGGGCTGTGGTCCAGTGGGTGCAGGGCGAGGCCCGGCCCGGCGACACGGTCCTCATCATGGGCGCTCGTGATCCCGAGCTGCCGCGACTGGCCCGGGCCGTCCTCGCGTCCCTTCGGCACTCTCCCGCGCTAGCGGTTCCCTGA
- a CDS encoding LLM class F420-dependent oxidoreductase, producing the protein MDKRIAVTVPFEGYTLAEHTELVREAEGLGYRDAWSWEADGLDAFSPLAVAGLTSRLRLGTAIVNVFTRGPATLAQCAAGIAEIAPGRFCLGIGAGSNVIVDSWNGLAFQRPATRVREMATFLRRALTGERVVFRGQTFTVDGFRLSRAPAHPVPIYIAALRGGMLSVAGEVGDGVILNWLAPEDVPRCVAVVRESARRAGRDPQAIEVTCRIFAHVDSPSPEADTATRRHVAAYLNVPVYRAFHEWLGRTPELGPMWEAWDTGDRRGAVTAIPAAILDQLLLRGSPEAMRARIRRYLDAGIDTVFLSFQSAEADPARRREVVRTAMRALAPAAG; encoded by the coding sequence GTGGACAAGCGCATCGCCGTGACCGTGCCGTTCGAGGGGTACACGCTGGCCGAGCACACCGAGCTCGTGCGCGAGGCCGAGGGCCTCGGGTACCGGGACGCCTGGTCGTGGGAGGCCGACGGGCTCGACGCCTTCAGTCCGCTGGCCGTGGCCGGTCTGACGAGCCGGCTCCGGCTGGGCACGGCCATCGTCAACGTCTTCACGCGGGGGCCGGCCACGCTGGCCCAGTGCGCGGCCGGGATCGCGGAGATTGCGCCGGGGCGCTTCTGCCTGGGGATCGGCGCGGGCTCCAACGTGATCGTGGACAGCTGGAACGGGCTGGCCTTCCAGCGACCGGCTACGCGGGTGCGCGAGATGGCCACGTTCCTGCGCCGGGCTCTCACGGGTGAGCGCGTGGTCTTCCGGGGACAGACGTTCACGGTCGATGGCTTCCGGCTCTCCCGGGCGCCGGCCCACCCCGTCCCGATCTACATCGCCGCCCTCCGCGGGGGGATGCTGAGTGTGGCCGGGGAAGTCGGCGATGGCGTCATCCTCAACTGGTTGGCGCCCGAGGACGTGCCGCGCTGCGTCGCCGTCGTGCGAGAGTCGGCCCGGCGGGCGGGCCGGGACCCGCAGGCCATCGAGGTGACGTGCCGGATCTTCGCGCACGTCGACTCGCCGTCGCCGGAGGCCGATACGGCGACCCGGCGCCATGTCGCCGCCTACCTGAACGTCCCGGTCTACCGGGCGTTTCACGAGTGGCTCGGACGAACGCCGGAGCTCGGGCCGATGTGGGAGGCCTGGGACACGGGTGACCGCCGGGGCGCCGTGACCGCGATCCCCGCGGCCATCCTGGATCAGCTGCTCCTGCGAGGCTCGCCCGAGGCCATGCGCGCCCGTATTCGTCGCTACCTGGACGCCGGGATCGACACCGTGTTCCTGTCGTTCCAGAGTGCCGAGGCCGATCCCGCGCGCCGGCGCGAGGTCGTGCGGACCGCGATGCGGGCACTGGCGCCCGCCGCGGGGTGA
- a CDS encoding sigma-70 family RNA polymerase sigma factor, translated as MLIVRITNNRETAEELTLDVFHDVWRRASTYDPAGGSVVGWIMNQARSRAIDRLRYEQRKKRVGTHGDSPLPATAAGGPQQAFDVREQGRLLQRALQVLTPEERRAIETAFFSELTYSEAAAKLNQPLGTVKTRIRSGLGKLRQALTGMV; from the coding sequence ATGTTGATCGTGCGCATCACCAACAATCGGGAAACCGCCGAAGAACTGACGCTGGATGTCTTCCACGACGTGTGGCGCCGAGCGTCGACCTACGATCCCGCCGGCGGTTCTGTCGTCGGATGGATCATGAATCAGGCGCGCTCTCGGGCGATCGACCGGTTGCGGTACGAACAGCGAAAGAAACGCGTCGGCACTCATGGGGATAGCCCATTGCCGGCGACGGCGGCGGGCGGCCCCCAGCAAGCATTCGACGTGAGGGAGCAGGGTCGCCTCCTGCAGCGGGCCTTGCAGGTCCTCACCCCGGAAGAGCGACGGGCAATCGAAACCGCATTTTTCTCGGAACTGACGTATAGCGAGGCGGCGGCCAAGTTGAATCAACCCCTCGGGACCGTGAAGACGCGGATCCGCTCCGGATTGGGCAAACTCCGACAGGCGCTCACGGGAATGGTATAG
- a CDS encoding cation transporter — protein MTECCQLGADIPERQRRVLRIVLAINLALFGVELGAGLLAHSTALLADSMDMLGDAFVYAFSLYVVARGVLWQARAAIVKGAMMAAFGAGVLAEVARKLAVGAMPASAVMGAVGGLALAANVACLALLWRRRADDVNLRSAWLCSRNDVIGNVGVLVAAAGVNLAGSAWPDILVGLAIAALYGRSAVGVIRAGRRELRVGNAAPPAAGPVREPLARESAEGTRGRPGPVAAARDHERP, from the coding sequence ATGACGGAGTGCTGCCAGCTCGGAGCCGACATTCCCGAGCGCCAGCGGCGGGTGCTCAGGATCGTCCTCGCCATCAACCTGGCGCTGTTCGGGGTCGAGCTGGGCGCCGGGCTGCTGGCGCACTCGACGGCGTTGCTCGCCGACTCCATGGACATGCTGGGCGACGCCTTCGTCTACGCCTTCAGCCTGTACGTGGTGGCCCGGGGGGTCCTCTGGCAGGCGCGGGCAGCGATCGTCAAGGGAGCCATGATGGCGGCGTTCGGGGCCGGCGTGCTGGCGGAGGTCGCTCGCAAGCTGGCGGTCGGCGCCATGCCCGCCTCGGCGGTGATGGGCGCCGTGGGCGGCCTCGCCCTGGCCGCGAACGTGGCCTGCCTCGCGCTGCTGTGGCGCCGCCGCGCCGACGACGTGAATCTGCGATCGGCCTGGCTCTGCTCGCGCAACGACGTGATCGGGAACGTGGGCGTCCTGGTCGCCGCCGCCGGCGTGAACCTTGCCGGCTCCGCCTGGCCGGACATCCTCGTCGGTCTGGCCATCGCGGCCCTCTACGGCCGCTCGGCCGTCGGGGTGATCCGGGCCGGTCGCCGAGAGCTGCGGGTCGGGAACGCGGCGCCGCCGGCCGCCGGGCCGGTCAGGGAACCGCTAGCGCGGGAGAGTGCCGAAGGGACGCGAGGACGGCCCGGGCCAGTCGCGGCAGCTCGGGATCACGAGCGCCCATGA
- a CDS encoding 3-hydroxyacyl-CoA dehydrogenase NAD-binding domain-containing protein, which yields MSKSVSLERRGRVAVLTVDNPPVNALSQHVRLGLRDGLRQAGGDAAVAAIVLACAGRTFIAGADITEFGKPPQEPLLGEVLDAIEQSAKPVVAAIHGTALGGGLEVAMTCHWRVGLRTARLGQPEVKLGLLPGAGGTQRLPRLVGVEKALSMIVGGDPIGGEEAHRLGLLDELVEGDLTGAAVAFAERVVAEGRPLRRVRDLDDKLTAARGKPELFADFRKSVARQTRGFRAPEACIKAVEGALRLPFAQGLARERELFVELLNSPESKAQRYFFFAERESAKIPDVPPDTPTRTIGKVAVIGAGTMGGGIAMNFANVGIPVTVVEVARDVLDRGLGIVRKNYEATASRGRLTGADVERRMGLIRGSVDFADVADADLVIEAVFEEMPLKKEVFARLDKVAKPEAVLATNTSTLDVNEIGAATRRPESVIGTHFFSPANVMRLLEVVRGARTSKTTIATAMAVGRRIGKVPVLVGVCHAFVGNRMLHQRGREAERLLLEGALPQQVDKVLYDFGFPMGPFAMGDLAGLDVGWRARKARGTRAPVADRLCEMGRFGQKTGSGFYRYEGSDRTPRPDPEVERLIGEIARQEGVTRRQVPDTEILERLLYPMVNEGAKILEEGIAIRASDIDVIWIYGYGWPVYRGGPMYWADQTGLKVIRDRMLELERRTGDERWRPAALLSRLADQSAGFLPR from the coding sequence ATCAGCAAGTCCGTCAGCCTGGAGCGTCGCGGCCGCGTGGCCGTGCTCACCGTCGACAACCCGCCCGTGAACGCGCTCAGTCAACACGTGCGCCTGGGGCTGCGGGACGGCCTGCGCCAGGCCGGCGGCGATGCGGCGGTGGCCGCCATCGTGCTGGCCTGCGCCGGACGCACCTTCATCGCCGGCGCCGACATCACCGAGTTCGGCAAGCCGCCCCAGGAGCCGCTGCTGGGCGAGGTCCTGGATGCGATCGAGCAGAGCGCCAAGCCGGTCGTGGCCGCGATCCACGGCACCGCGCTCGGGGGCGGCCTGGAGGTGGCGATGACCTGCCACTGGCGCGTGGGCCTCCGCACGGCCCGTCTGGGTCAGCCCGAGGTGAAGCTCGGGCTGCTGCCCGGCGCCGGCGGCACCCAGCGGCTGCCCCGCCTGGTCGGCGTCGAGAAGGCACTTTCGATGATCGTGGGCGGCGACCCCATCGGGGGGGAAGAGGCGCACCGCCTGGGCCTGCTCGACGAGCTCGTGGAGGGTGACCTCACCGGGGCGGCTGTGGCCTTCGCCGAGCGGGTGGTGGCCGAGGGCCGTCCCCTGCGTCGCGTCCGTGACCTCGACGACAAGCTCACGGCGGCGCGAGGCAAGCCGGAGCTCTTCGCCGACTTCCGCAAGTCGGTGGCCCGGCAGACCCGCGGCTTCCGGGCGCCCGAGGCCTGCATCAAGGCGGTCGAGGGCGCGCTGAGGCTGCCCTTCGCGCAGGGCCTGGCCCGGGAGCGCGAGCTGTTCGTCGAGCTGCTCAACTCGCCGGAGTCCAAGGCTCAGCGGTACTTCTTCTTCGCCGAGCGGGAGAGCGCCAAGATCCCCGACGTCCCCCCCGACACGCCCACGCGCACGATCGGCAAGGTCGCGGTGATCGGGGCCGGAACGATGGGCGGCGGCATCGCCATGAACTTCGCCAACGTCGGCATCCCGGTCACCGTGGTGGAGGTGGCCCGGGACGTCCTGGACCGCGGCCTGGGCATCGTGCGCAAGAATTACGAAGCCACGGCGTCCCGGGGCCGGCTCACCGGCGCGGACGTCGAGCGGCGGATGGGTTTGATCCGGGGCAGCGTCGACTTCGCGGACGTCGCCGACGCCGACCTGGTGATCGAGGCCGTCTTCGAGGAGATGCCGCTCAAGAAGGAGGTCTTCGCGCGCCTGGACAAGGTCGCCAAGCCCGAGGCGGTGCTCGCCACCAATACCTCCACGCTGGACGTCAACGAGATCGGCGCGGCCACCCGGCGGCCCGAGAGCGTCATCGGTACCCACTTCTTCAGCCCCGCCAACGTCATGCGGCTGCTGGAGGTGGTGCGCGGGGCGAGGACGTCGAAGACCACGATCGCCACCGCGATGGCGGTGGGGCGACGCATCGGCAAGGTGCCGGTGCTGGTCGGCGTCTGCCACGCCTTCGTGGGCAACCGGATGCTCCACCAGCGCGGGCGCGAAGCCGAGCGCTTGCTCCTGGAGGGAGCCCTCCCCCAGCAAGTCGACAAGGTCCTCTACGACTTCGGCTTCCCCATGGGCCCGTTCGCCATGGGCGACCTGGCCGGCCTGGACGTGGGCTGGCGCGCTCGCAAGGCCCGAGGCACGCGCGCGCCCGTGGCCGACCGGCTCTGCGAGATGGGACGCTTTGGCCAGAAGACGGGCTCGGGCTTCTACCGTTACGAGGGCTCCGATCGCACGCCGCGGCCCGATCCCGAGGTCGAGCGCCTCATCGGCGAGATCGCCCGGCAGGAAGGCGTGACCCGTCGCCAGGTCCCGGACACGGAGATTCTCGAGCGCCTGCTCTATCCCATGGTCAACGAAGGGGCCAAGATCCTCGAGGAGGGCATCGCCATCCGGGCCAGCGACATCGACGTGATCTGGATCTACGGCTACGGCTGGCCCGTCTACCGGGGCGGCCCGATGTACTGGGCCGATCAGACCGGGCTCAAGGTCATTCGCGACCGCATGCTCGAGCTCGAGCGGCGCACCGGCGACGAGCGCTGGCGGCCGGCCGCCCTGCTGAGCCGCCTGGCCGACCAGAGCGCCGGCTTCCTGCCGCGCTGA